In the genome of Ranitomeya variabilis isolate aRanVar5 unplaced genomic scaffold, aRanVar5.hap1 Scaffold_500, whole genome shotgun sequence, the window cggcagcggcccccctccgttgtgctctcggcagcggcccccctccgttgtgctctcggcagcggccaccctccgttgtgctctcggcagcggccaccctccgttgtgctctcggcagcgCTGCCGTTAGTCGAGCTCCAGGCCGTCTGTTACCCATCACTGCTCTTTTTCCCTTACAGGGCGGCCGCTCCTGTCCAGTCTCTCCCCTACACTCCGGAGAGCAGCCCACCCTGGACGCTCAGGACCCCGAGGCCCGGTACGTACCCGCTGGGCGCATTCTCACCCGCTCCTGGGATCTCGCGGTCTGTGGGTGCAGTCAGCAGCGTCCCTTCTGGTGCTCTGTCCCTCcaccattctttacactgcagctcttctACAGTGTTGTACAGCCGGACTCATTGATCTCAGGTTCGTTGCTTTGCTGGAGAGGGCGGTTACTGCACCTTTGGTCTGAGCTCTGATTAATCTCAGCCACCTGCGAGCTGTTATTTCTGGGGGTCCTGGGATTTAATCCTCTGCCCCCTCATGTCGTGTCTGTACCTGTAGGAGTCAGAAGCTGCGAGACAAGCTGCAGAGCGTGGCCTCCCCTCCCCCGGCCTCCATGAGCCGCTCCGCGCGCATGCTTCTGCTGTCTGCAGCCAAGTCCCGAAAACGCCGCCCTCCAATTACTGCCGTTCCGAGCCCCTCCATCCCGCCATGtggggaccgtggcagccagcagGGGGACAGCCCGGTGTCCTCCGGTAAGTATCCGCCTGTGGAGGACTGACATCTGGGGGATCAGTGGGACCCCCACAACACCTTTCTGGCACATTAGATCAGAAGGGAACGGCCCCTTTAAATTCAGACATTTTTGCAAACTTCTGTTTTCCCGCTGCAGTGACCCCATCACAGCTCCCACCTCCCGGCTTTTATACAGGGGTCTGCCCGATCATTTACGTTACCGTAACCCTCCATTTTCTGGCTGCTCCCGCAGGATCTTGTCCCGAGACCCCCATGACGAGACTCCACCCATCAAAGAAGGAACACGAGACCCCTAATTGCCGACTGAAAATGGAGGAGGCCCGAAGAAGGTAGGACGTCTCCAGAGACCCCTAGGGCTCTAACACCCCCAATGTGACAAGCTCCTAAAGGGGTCTCCATCCACAGCACGTCACCTCCCCGGCCCCCCGTACTGTCCGGGTGTTCACACATCAGTCATAGGACGTAATTCATGGCTTCCCCCATAGCTCTGTTCTGACGGAGAATCTCGGGATCTTTGGGGGTCCGGGCGATTAGGGGCTGATTACAATATAAGAAATAGGAAGGACTGGTGGCGCTGATGTGGCTAATAagcccaatgtttaagcacataattatttttGGATCTTTTATTGATAACAATTCTATAATATAATTCAGCTCctaatataattcacccccataggcagcttctatagtataatgcaacctcataggcagcctctatagcataatgcacccgccataggcagactctaaagtgtaatgcaccccccgtagtcagactccatagtataatgcaccccccgtaggcagactctatagtataatgtacctcccataaggagactatagtataatgcagcccctaatataatgcacccccataggcaccctctatagcataatgcacccgccataggcagcctctataggcagactctatagtataatgcacccccataggccgactcagtagtataatgcatcccccataggcagactctatagtataatgcagactctatagtgtaaggcagcccctaatataatgcccccccccataggcagcctctatagtataatgtaggcccataggcagcctctatagtataatgcacccccacaggcagcctttatagtataatgcagccccaaacgcagcctttatagtataatgcatcccataggcagcctctataatataatgcaccgccacaggcagcctctatagtataattcagcccctaatataatgcacctccaaaggcagcttctataatataatgcaccccctagtataatgtaatataatgctcccccataggcagcctctatagtataacgcagcctctatagtataatgcagcccctaatataatgcacccccataggcagcctctatagtgtaatgcagcccctaatataatgcacccccataggcagcctctatagtataatgcagcccctaatataatgcacccccataggcagcctctatagtgtaatgcagcccctaatataatgcacccccataggcagcctctatagtgtaatgcagccccatatatatGGACACTCACGTGCAGCATAGTAAATCAGATTAGAAGTAGTACAATAGATTTAGTGCTTGTTTTGTAATTGGAGCAAACTGTCCACAGATTTAATAGAGGTGTTGCCCCAGAAATTGCAGAACGGATAATGGCAAGTATGGGGACCACTAGAGCTAAATGGATTCTGTAATGCAGTGGCGGACATATCACTGATGTAGTTTAGAAAATTCCGGAAATGATGCATAAATAGGTAAAAAGTAGTTGCATCGTGTGACTGTTCCTCTATAAATGTATCAATATGGCCGTACACGAAGAAACTCCTGGTAACATAGAAAACTgaaaaaatggagtgctgacttcataagtataaaaaacatatacattttatttagtaaaaatcattaataaaggaaataaatatatattggggATGGATACACGAGCACATGTTGGGATTTATGCTCTTCTCTGTCTGttctgttggaaacagttttggcggCAGTAAGGACAGTAGCGGTTTTGGCGGAGCCATGGTGTAATGCAGCTCTGATGAAAAAGATGTCGGCAGGGCAGCACAATAAGCTGCTCACCTACTTCATAATCACCTAGGCATATGGCACAAGAAGGAATCTCCTCCTGGCCTGTGGCGCTCCTGGTAGGAAGGCGTTCTATTTGCCGTATCCTTGTCATTCCTCTCCGCCGTCCTCTCCTCCGCAGGGGTGCAGCCTGCGGTGGGGTTGTATCCTCAACTGAATCTAATCCGGCCTGATTCTCAGCATCTGTGCCCACGGATGGTGGAATAAAATTTGGCTGAGGATCGGCCCCGGAGGTGGTTGCCGCTTCATTTCCACCACTCCTGTTATTGCTGCTGCTCGGTAGTGACGCATCAGCAGAACTGTGACggtcagggagcgtggtcggtggtaaagcctccgcaggcctgagattgtcagggagcgtggtcggtggtaaagcttccgcaggcctgagattgtcagggagcgtggtcggtggtaaagcctccgcaggcctgagattgtcagggcgcgtggtcggtggtaaaggctCAGGAGAGATGGGACGGTCAGGTAGCGGCCTATGTGGCGAACGGCTCCTGTGTCTGGTCTCCTCTCGTACTGAGCGCCTGGATGGGTCTCTAACTCTTCTTCTTCTCTCTGGAGAAGGTAAATAATCTCTGTCATCTTCAATCCTTCCTCCTCTTGTCTGAGACGACCTGAGTCTTCCGATCACAGGGCTCTGATCTGAAGGGAAA includes:
- the LOC143790643 gene encoding uncharacterized protein LOC143790643 — protein: MSSRELRQLIMDNIAWMNRPENRNQSPVIGRLRSSQTRGGRIEDDRDYLPSPERRRRVRDPSRRSVREETRHRSRSPHRPLPDRPISPEPLPPTTRPDNLRPAEALPPTTLPDNLRPAEALPPTTLPDNLRPAEALPPTTLPDRHSSADASLPSSSNNRSGGNEAATTSGADPQPNFIPPSVGTDAENQAGLDSVEDTTPPQAAPLRRRGRRRGMTRIRQIERLPTRSATGQEEIPSCAICLGDYEVGEQLIVLPCRHLFHQSCITPWLRQNRYCPYCRQNCFQQNRQRRA